AATGCCGTCGAGGGACGGTCCACAACGAATGTGGAATTTTCCttggttttgtagatggtcaacgTTTCATGAACGTATCCGGACGGATTACAGTAGCTCGTCTGGACGCCCTGTTTGCTCATGGCAAAGATTTCATTGTAGCTGGCGATTTCGTTTTCGCAACGTTTACACATAAAATAGCATGTCtggaatctctgaaatacaacagcgatttagaaaaaAGAGAGTCCGAACCCAATATTGTCGCAGTATGACTTACGTTGTCTAGTGATTTGTTGATCACCAGCATACGACTGATAACAGCATCGGCCTGGTAGATCAGTCTTCGATCTCGTTCATCAATGGGAACATTTCTTGCCAGCCAAAATGACAGCTTGACCGGATCGCTAGGAACGCTAGTAATCTTCAAAAACGCCAAATACCGCTCGACCTTTGCCAGTACCTCCTCGGTCCCGTACTGATCGTAGACAAATTTTGGCCACACCATGACATGTGACATGAATGACTTGAATCGGTGTGACAACTCTTTCTTGTTGCTGAATGCATGGCGCTTCATTAGATTCGAGCAACTACTCAGCAACGGATCAGGCAGTAAAATCTCCGGTAGGATAAGAACATCTGCCCTTCTACCAGCCGTGTGGCGCACCATGCGAAACCTTTGCAGTGCGATGGTTTTCACCACAATCGATCCACTGGTGTCGTGATCGCCTCGCTCGAATACTTGACAGGTTACGCCATAGTAAAATTTGTCAGGAAACGCAGTTCGAAAAATTAATCCGAACTTTACTCCATCCGAGGGGTCGTTGCAATTCAGAGTAGCCTCATTCAAGATCATTGGGACAATTTCTCCAGGAAATACAATCGAATGATGGGTACAGATTGGTAGACAGAACACTTTCCCTGGCTCCAAATAATCAACTCCTTCAACACGCTCCAGTTTGCCAAGGTACTGAAAAGATATCAATATGACTACGGTTGCATTTTAAGGCATTACATCGCTAATTTACGGCATGTTCTGTTGGCAGTTCGGTATTGTAAGTTGCCGCCGCGGTCAGCTGCTGCTGCTCTCGGCtatgaatgtaatcgtcaaacaatcgatcagcaTCCGAATCGTCCAACCCATTTTCAGACGAATTGTTAGATCGTTCAGTGCTGCTACTGTCACTGGGGGCATCAGCTTCCATCAATTCCTGCTGATCTGAGCTACCTTCTTCTTGATCCGAACCTCCCACTGGTTCCTCAACAATTGGACCATCGTCCAGTTCCTCCTGTGCCTCGTCGTCATTAACCGAAACTTGCACAAACCGCATCCGACTCAAACGCTGACTGTGTCCCTGATCTCGCTCCGGCAAATTTGGCAGTTCCACCGGCAGAATCGGAACCTCATCGGACCGATCATCGACTGTCTCATCGTTTTCCATTGGTTTGAAAAgtttttccgaaaatttcacagaaaattttttCACTCCCTTTGTTGACAACGATACTACTgtggtaatttttgtttttgttgaaaCGCATGGTTGCCAGATTGATCAAAACATTCGTTGGTTCACAggatgaaaaatattcaaagcatTGTCAATACCAACGGGCAAATCACTCTCAGGTTTGTCTGAATTATGATTTAGTTTAGAAAAATCGAGAAGAGATGGCCACGTTATCGAAATGActgaatgagcaatgaattcttactcgactgcacgatttttcagtgctcgatcggttcagtgctagaattttcgcctgagttggctgctcgatcaacccgattgacagtggcaccgacgacacgaccaggcacttcgaagaaaaatcagcattaaaactgttcgctaacgattcaccgccagttaccacaaatctagcgaccccttgtaaatgataaaaataatcttctcgagcaacactgtttaagttgctatggactagttaccaaggaaccccaaaacaaataaacatgttttgaaagcggtggaatagttctattagtgttaaactttgttcaaattaagcagaaatgcatttaaatgaacccgattttcggaatttaatcgaaactaaggatgaaaccaacgaacgaggacaatgatctgcttccagcgattcatccgtacacttcaactgctagcttttctgggcagtaggattcggtgtaatataccGGTGTCAAAactgttttgtgtcggttgattgcgcagaagtggaaacagtatttcaccttgttggccactattcgaggattactagtggaattccacaaagaaatcattttaccgtacgttatgtaggtaccgcagagctctagcctcgctcagctcattgtcggtcatttccatgtcttccttctcacacaacggtttcaagtcaagccctgaattttgaacttggctttataaaagacataactcatactcctcattttttacattccgctcgagtcaggtaaatccattaaaatgttctgtAATataatcaccccgattctgcaatccgacggatttgtgatacgaacgaatctacactttcgttcgagttcgaattttgcattcttgattccgttcgacttgtatgattcgatcggctctcgttcgggaacacttgaaatttcgaacactaaccatcaaagctgtcaacactagttacacgttctatattatttatattttccatTCCTtggtaaacgaaaccgtcacacttgtataaacaagttagaacgattctaaaccgagcAGAAGTcgtacgtacgcaagtcgatcgagtaatgttcgaaaatttaacaactcgaacgaatgatattcgagttcttacccaactcgaacggaatgcagaatggaaattgcacattcgatcggaatatttcgaatcgatcgacgtacagaataggggtgaataaccgatctgaaatttattttgtttacattcatcttgccttcgatatgcagtaaccaaggttatggtgactgttattcaaaatcaataaatatatcaacttgtgctgccagtttaaaaaaattcactacacgcttaaaaatagttactcaaaaatgagtaagatgtcactcatctacagaaaaagtggaacaactctaatttagagtaactccggagttactcaaatttgagttcttccactggaaacgatatttgggtaaaatctactcatttactgagtaatgctttatttgtacatgtaccaaaaatagaataactatcactcaaattttgagtgaatttttttttcacatataccaaatttacaaaaaaatgctccttttctgagtgttcccctgtattaaaatattaagtaattgaactcaatgctatatcaagtggtggttgcttggagtagtgtgttaatcgcaaattaacatacatgtcagttatgctcaggcaccaatcatacacttattcctcataaatgacatttgagcatattcggtttcattctaaagcacaacacggagtttatcattccggtttttgcagacacaacaccggttgtgttgagcgactcaccctcgaaatacgcgatctcactaacaaaatatacaacctgttgctacaaatggttattacaactttcagactgatcttgcgaatagtaacaaaaaaacgagttattgtgttaaactcaaatttagagtaggagttactcaatatcattgatgataactactcaatttttgacgtttccatgtatcattagaAAATGAGTAattagtactcaaactttgagtaactttttctaagcgtgtagccttttcgatttgacatttccagttactgaggggtagttaaatttacgatacagttttgatagacgagtggcaggtcgtgtcgtcggtggcactataaatgtcattgaatattcgctcattttatgaatgtgttggtGTAAAAGTTGTCcctggttggcggttcaatacataggacgctggtcttacaagccagttgtcgtatgttcgagccccgacctggaaggattcttagtgtcagtaggatccatagtactagccatgcaatgattctgtacactaagaatcggctgcgaagtctgttgcaacagaaaggccaatttccacaaaaggaatgtaatgccaggactttgctttggtgTAAAAGTTAGGCGATTTAAGCtaattcactacactccagctatacAGGAATGattgatgctgactaaggtaggccgttttgttaatttccagcgaatttcaacagtttatgctggaattctaagaagaactggttactTACTAGTTATGTATATCCGGAAAAActgtttttcaattaaaaataaactgaaaatcagtaaGAAAAGCCcacagtccgcatcttctcactaaattccgacagatttccgaatcaaccggttgtaggccaaattcattcggaatcggttgctgCACTGGAGTTTCggatttgattcggaattcattatgatttccacatggaattccgaatgaaaatttctcgccgattcggaattgattcggaatccattcggagcTGATAATGTGGGTGTGTGAGATTAGCGAGTGATCAAGATTGATTTTTTAGAGGTGCAgatgttttttttacatatttacgTCACCCCGTGATTTGATAATGTAACAATCGTTTTATCCCAAGTaaccacgacgcattataactttacattaatcagaccctgtcagcttggagcgaaatcaatctttagttcagcaacgccatcgaacGGCATCACAtttaacatatcatgtcaatcgtATGGGTGtggagtgctgctattttggcgcgcaccaATTTGGCATTTCTCTCCCtcacttctatgtacgagattcgatgcggattcgcctgagggcgccatgttcgcaaaaaaggatgttgccaattatatgttcgggaaatgtgagagctgaaaatcttgttaatatgaagtCTGCATTAATTCAGCTTTAAAAACTCGTGTAAGATTTGATTAAATGCAGCTGAGTTACACATGTGTTTACAATGCTTTTATAAAGCTAAAAAGGGCAATTATTAGACTCTTATACGATTATCACTCTTGTAGTTAT
This genomic window from Malaya genurostris strain Urasoe2022 chromosome 1, Malgen_1.1, whole genome shotgun sequence contains:
- the LOC131429477 gene encoding protein cereblon-like — its product is MENDETVDDRSDEVPILPVELPNLPERDQGHSQRLSRMRFVQVSVNDDEAQEELDDGPIVEEPVGGSDQEEGSSDQQELMEADAPSDSSSTERSNNSSENGLDDSDADRLFDDYIHSREQQQLTAAATYNTELPTEHAYLGKLERVEGVDYLEPGKVFCLPICTHHSIVFPGEIVPMILNEATLNCNDPSDGVKFGLIFRTAFPDKFYYGVTCQVFERGDHDTSGSIVVKTIALQRFRMVRHTAGRRADVLILPEILLPDPLLSSCSNLMKRHAFSNKKELSHRFKSFMSHVMVWPKFVYDQYGTEEVLAKVERYLAFLKITSVPSDPVKLSFWLARNVPIDERDRRLIYQADAVISRMLVINKSLDNRFQTCYFMCKRCENEIASYNEIFAMSKQGVQTSYCNPSGYVHETLTIYKTKENSTFVVDRPSTAFSWFPGYAWQITLCASCRQHLGWKFVATKKNYLPVSFYGLTGSSIKVNSTVEVTSENIADGDDDDDDDDNDDGDNGGSGAQRQIMRRRRRRRGSRDSSESESSFDIIYQVMDVVEEERGNVVNAAEPPIELGQVVDVEDGVAAAAAAEEEDEDRFQDATE